The following are encoded together in the uncultured Sphaerochaeta sp. genome:
- a CDS encoding carbohydrate ABC transporter permease has protein sequence MKVIKQSTRMSFYIFAVFFVVIIGFPFFWQVLNSFKFERDIFSMLWFPSAYTLENYYKAFTTRPLLEYLGNSFIIATIATIFALMVGSLASYAIARTPIKGKTPLLLVVLSISLLPPIVIINPIYTIIRTLGLLNSYGGLILVNTLFTLTIVIWFLTPYLSSIPVEIEEAAEIDGASPAQTFSRIIIPLLGPGVFTVGILAFIQVWNEYLFALVLNPIRIKTVTVGLKMYEADNYIPWGTIMAASVVIVVPLITLVLMLQKRIIGGLMTGGMKE, from the coding sequence ATGAAAGTAATCAAACAATCTACAAGAATGTCATTCTACATATTCGCTGTCTTTTTCGTGGTGATCATTGGATTTCCCTTCTTCTGGCAGGTACTCAACTCATTCAAGTTCGAGCGGGACATCTTCTCTATGCTCTGGTTCCCTTCTGCCTATACATTGGAAAACTACTACAAGGCATTCACCACCAGGCCTTTGTTGGAGTATTTGGGAAACAGTTTTATTATAGCAACCATTGCTACCATCTTTGCCCTCATGGTAGGAAGTCTGGCCTCATATGCGATAGCCAGAACACCGATCAAGGGAAAAACCCCGTTACTTTTGGTAGTGCTCTCGATCAGTCTCCTTCCACCCATCGTCATCATCAACCCGATCTATACCATTATCAGGACTTTGGGGCTATTGAACTCGTACGGAGGATTGATTCTGGTAAATACCCTCTTTACCCTGACCATTGTCATCTGGTTCCTCACTCCCTATCTCTCCTCGATACCGGTCGAAATTGAAGAGGCTGCAGAAATTGATGGGGCTTCACCTGCACAAACATTCTCCAGGATTATCATCCCGCTCTTGGGACCAGGAGTATTTACCGTAGGAATCCTTGCATTCATACAAGTATGGAATGAGTACCTCTTCGCTCTGGTCCTCAACCCAATCCGTATCAAAACAGTAACCGTTGGGCTCAAGATGTATGAGGCAGACAACTATATCCCATGGGGAACGATCATGGCAGCATCTGTCGTGATTGTTGTGCCATTGATTACGTTGGTACTCATGCTCCAGAAACGAATCATAGGTGGTCTCATGACCGGGGGAATGAAGGAATGA
- a CDS encoding phosphodiester glycosidase family protein, producing MKRLLPCPYTAYRKTRWYRRLVAGEFILQFDQAPEREVIIDAIAECMLSTNDLETWKNRIRELCMVNRTTWESYSPGSLLAQLRRERRHYLQGKAIIPWRTSGFHEAINPWDPEESTQSLVIIPDLYDSAPLDVQVQRLRSPWGAQSNYLVCLPASCTSKQQITEETYTIPDAIEIPAKTLQNLAGQGKIVCADIWYAMAFLQEGIDIVACLDRREWFTAVLYQESVFEAPEHHLPSETFFSSILHPVQSPGTIRMFRYMESQKEGYVHCGVERTITMDEPTPPWLTSLQKSQKLSIETGYYIQSESGEWAKTPDLHDGAIHAAMVVMDANLIHLEPMLFEGKASPLAVSYPNGGLFSSFNYYFTENLKAWYASYDPRPIPWKDFILDYYAMRVGETLKESVPLYHKTLLGYSTDGRLFSSDGSWTEITLSIENSIFHFAEDGKDNQTSAQLHRPENPDHIVGEGMWCTTFIHDYVWDVRRGPVMVPPFGVVVTSTHKLCEPGIKAVWKVTWQNFPVSKESIAWISGGLNALVKNRINVVETTEKAYHHLVSEGWYTKASILTQETQLTQHGVQPRTCIGSFKNKIVVVSITGRDHCSKGATFTQEASLAQYLVTKKDPDASLDFLVNLDGGASSVLGCSKDQESYCLLTKPSPSITNPAGQPRCVPSLLSIHFKENHHNET from the coding sequence ATGAAGCGATTATTACCCTGCCCCTATACAGCATACAGAAAAACCCGATGGTATCGTCGTCTGGTGGCTGGAGAGTTTATTCTGCAGTTTGACCAAGCCCCGGAACGTGAGGTGATCATCGATGCAATCGCTGAGTGTATGCTCAGTACAAATGACCTGGAAACATGGAAGAACAGAATCAGGGAACTGTGCATGGTGAATCGAACAACATGGGAGTCCTACTCTCCTGGTTCTCTACTCGCCCAGTTGCGCAGAGAAAGAAGGCATTATCTACAAGGGAAGGCCATCATACCATGGAGGACATCAGGATTTCATGAGGCGATCAATCCATGGGACCCAGAGGAATCAACACAATCACTGGTAATCATCCCTGACCTCTATGATTCTGCCCCGCTTGATGTGCAGGTTCAAAGACTGAGAAGCCCCTGGGGAGCCCAAAGCAACTACCTAGTCTGCCTTCCTGCGTCATGTACAAGCAAGCAGCAGATCACCGAGGAGACATACACCATTCCTGATGCAATCGAGATTCCTGCCAAGACACTTCAAAATCTTGCCGGTCAAGGAAAGATAGTTTGTGCTGACATCTGGTATGCAATGGCATTCCTTCAAGAAGGTATAGATATCGTAGCATGTCTGGACCGTCGGGAATGGTTCACTGCTGTACTATACCAAGAGAGTGTGTTTGAGGCTCCAGAACACCACCTCCCCTCTGAAACATTCTTTTCCAGCATTCTTCACCCCGTACAGAGTCCTGGAACAATTAGGATGTTCAGGTACATGGAGAGCCAGAAGGAAGGATATGTTCACTGTGGAGTTGAAAGAACGATTACCATGGACGAACCAACACCACCTTGGCTGACCTCACTACAGAAATCCCAGAAACTCTCCATTGAGACAGGATATTATATCCAGTCAGAATCTGGCGAATGGGCGAAGACCCCTGACTTACACGATGGGGCTATCCATGCAGCGATGGTAGTAATGGATGCAAACCTGATTCATCTCGAACCTATGCTTTTCGAAGGCAAAGCCTCACCTTTGGCTGTTTCATATCCAAATGGGGGCTTGTTTAGCAGCTTCAACTACTATTTCACGGAGAACCTCAAGGCATGGTATGCCTCCTATGACCCGAGGCCAATACCTTGGAAGGATTTCATCCTCGACTACTATGCCATGCGAGTGGGAGAGACACTCAAAGAGAGTGTTCCTCTCTATCATAAAACATTACTGGGATACTCCACCGATGGCAGGCTTTTCTCCAGTGATGGAAGTTGGACAGAAATTACATTATCCATAGAGAACTCCATATTCCATTTTGCCGAGGATGGGAAAGATAACCAGACATCAGCCCAGTTGCATCGCCCAGAAAATCCAGATCATATCGTAGGAGAGGGAATGTGGTGTACTACATTCATCCATGACTACGTATGGGATGTCAGAAGAGGTCCGGTAATGGTGCCTCCTTTTGGAGTTGTGGTTACCAGTACGCACAAACTATGTGAACCAGGAATAAAAGCAGTATGGAAGGTGACCTGGCAAAATTTTCCCGTCTCCAAGGAATCCATCGCTTGGATTAGCGGTGGTTTGAATGCTTTGGTCAAAAATAGAATAAATGTTGTGGAAACAACTGAAAAAGCATATCACCATCTCGTATCAGAAGGATGGTATACGAAAGCATCCATCCTTACCCAAGAGACACAACTCACACAACACGGCGTGCAACCGAGAACCTGTATTGGATCATTCAAGAACAAGATAGTGGTTGTTTCTATTACAGGTAGAGATCATTGCTCAAAAGGAGCAACCTTCACGCAGGAAGCTTCACTCGCACAATATCTTGTAACAAAAAAAGATCCAGACGCTTCACTGGATTTTCTTGTTAACCTTGATGGAGGAGCATC